The window ATTCTTTAATAAGAAAAAACGTAATTTGAATTACAAATTTTTTTTACAATTTACTTGATATTTACATCATATATTTAGGTATATACATATATGGATTATAATAAAATAAATTTTAAAATAGAAGGGGAAGGAGTTCCAATAGTGTTATTACACGGATTTATGGAAAGCTTGGAAATTTGGAATGATATATATTCCGATATTACTAAAAAATATAAAGTACTTTCAATTGATTTTCCAGGTCATGGTAAAAGCATCTTTACTACTAAAAAAAATATTTTTACTATGGAAAGTATTGCAGAAATGGTTAAAATAATTATGGATAAAAAAAATATGCAAAAAGCTATTTTTGTAGGTCATTCTATGGGAGGATATGTAGCTTTAGCTCTTGCGGAAAAATATCCAGAAATTTTTTTAGGATTATGCTTGCTTCATTCTACAGCAGAATCAGATTCAATTGAAAAAAAAAAACATAGATTGCAATCAATTCAATTAGCAATAAAAAATTATCCTTTATTTGTATCCATAAGTATGAATAAATTATTTCATCCTAAAAAATTATATTCTTTGCAAGAAAAAATTACTTTTGTTAAAAAAATAGCTTTTTCTACTTCTATTAATAGTGTAATTTCTTTTTTAAAAGGAATGTTAATTAGAAAAAATAGAACTTTTTTGCTAAAAAATACTTCAATTCCTAAATTATATATAATTGGATTATACGATTTAATACTAGATGCAAAAAAAATTCGTGAAGAAGCAAAAAGTGGAAATAGTACTAATTTTATTGAAATAGATACAGGTCATATGGGGCATATAGAAAAACCAAAAAAAATAATAAAAATATTAGAAAATTTTATAGATTCTATTAGAAAATGAATAAACAAAAATTACGTGATAAATATTTTTCTTATAGGAAATCCATATCTAAAAAAAAAGTTATTCAAATGAGTCATGAAATTTTTTCCCAGATAAAAAATATATTTTTTATCTGGGAAAAAACATATTACCATATTTTTTTACCTATACAAGAGTATAAAGAAGTAGATACATTTATTATTATTGATTTTCTTTTAAAAAAAAAAATATATAACAATTCCCTATTCTAATTTTCATTCATTTACCATAGAAAATTGTTTTTTCAATAAAAATACTTTCTTAAAAAAGAATAAATATGGAATTTTAGAACCTATTTCTACGCACAAACATGTTATTTCTGCTTCTCTTATTGAAGTCATATTTATTCCACTATTAATATTTGATTTAAAAGGTTATCGCATAGGTTACGGTAAAGGTTTTTATGATAGATTTATTTCTTTATGCAGCAAAAATGTTATTAAAATAGGGTTAAGTTTTTTTCCTCCTATAAAAAAAATAATAAATATTCATAAAAACGATTTATCAATAGATATAGGAATTACAACCGATCATGTTTTTTTTTTGATAAAAAATTTAAAAAATAAAAACTTTGAATATATCCCAAATAACGATAAACATCATAATTAAACTTATTACTATAAATCCAAAAATAGTGCAACGTTCAATAATTTCTTCATTTATTTTCTTTTTTGTTATCATTTCTATTACAATAAATAATATATAACCTCCATCTAATGATGGAATGGGAAATAAATTTAAAAAAGCTAACCAAATGGATAAAGTTGCAGTTAAGGTCAAAAAAATATCCCAATTCCATTTAGAAGGAAATTCTTTAGCCATAGAAAAAAAACTTCCTATTTGTTTATAAGCTTTAGTTTCTATATGAAAAATATTTTTTAAAAAAAATATTTGATTTTTTAAAACATTCCAAGCTTTTTTTATTCCATGAGGAATACTTTCAAAAAAGGAATAATTTTTTTTTTCAAATAAAAAAATATAATCCAAATCCATAAAATTCTTTAAGTAAATCCCCAAAATTCCTTTTGAATTTATAAAAACTTTTTTTTGAATAAATTTTCCACTTCTATTGATGGACATAAAAATGTTCTCATTTTTATATTTTAATAAAAAATCTTTTAATTGATCGGAAAATAAAATTAATTCAGAATTGATAGCTAAGATTTCATCATTATTTTTTAATCCATATTTTTCAGCTTCAGAATTTTTAATTACGTAATTTATAATAGGAGGAACACGAGGTTTAATAAAAAAACTTAATTTCTTTTTATCAAAAAAAAATCTTTTTTTATTACTTAATGATAAATTAATAATTTTACCCATACGATCTACAGTAACGGAATTTCCAAAAATAATTGCTTTAGGTATCTCATTGAAGTATGGAACATATTTATTGTTAACAAATAAAATTTTGTCTCCATTCCTTAATCCTATTTCTTTTCCTAAAGAATCTACTTCGATCCCATATTTAACATTTTTTGTAGGAAGATAAGTTTCTCCATACTTGAATAATAAACAAGTAAAAATGAAAATAGATAATAATATGTTGAAAATAATTCCTCCAGAAATAATTAATAATCTTTTTATTGCTGATTTTGAACGAAATTCCCAATCTTTTACCTGATACGTATTTTTATCTGATCCATTTTTATCGTTTATCATCATTCCAGATATTTTAATATATCCTCCTAAAGGCAACCATCCTATTCCATAAATAGTATGTCCTATTTTTTTTTTAAAAATAGAAAACCAAGGATCAAAAAATAAAAAAAATTTTTCTACTCGAACTTTAAATATTTGAGCTAGAATAAAATGACCTAATTCATGAATAACGATTAATATAGAGATGCTAAGTAAAAATTGTATAGATCTAATCAAAATAGATGTCATTTATAATAATAAAAAAAGATAAATTTAAACCTTTATTTCATTTTTTTTAAAAAAATATAAATTTTGAATTTATCTAATCTTAAAAAAGGAGAAAAAGGAATTATTAAAGGATATAAAAATGATGATTTTCCTATTAAATTATTAGAATTAGGAGTATTGCCTGGAGTAGAATTTGAAATACTTTTTGTTTCCATTTTTTATGATCCATTATGTATAAGTTACGATCAATCTTGTTTAGCTTTACGTAAAAAAGAAGCTGAAAACATTATAATAGAACCTTATTCATGCAAAAAAAAACAATAAAATTAGCACTTATTGGAAATCCAAATGTAGGAAAAACTTCTTTATTTAATAAATTAACTGGATTAAATCAAAAAATAGGTAATTATTTAGGAGTTACAGTAGACAAAAAAATAGGATATTTTAATGATGATAATACATATTATCAAATTATAGATCTTCCTGGAACTTATAGCATTTATCCTTCATCTGATGATGAAGAAGTGGTTAGTAAATTACTAAACAATATAGATGATTTGGATTATCCAGACAAAATTATGGTAGTAGCAGATTCATCTAATATAAAAAAAAGTATTCTTTTATTAAGACAAATACAAGATTTAGGTTTTCCCGTTTTATTCATATTAAATATGTTGGATGAAGCAAAGAAAAAGGGAATATTCATTAATACAAAAAAATTAAAACAATTTCTTGCAACAGAAATTGTTTTAATAAATGCAAGAAAAGGTATAGGATTGGAAAAAATAAAAAAAGAAATAAAAAATTTAAATAAAAAAATAAAAAAAGTACATTTTTTCAATCCAGGATTACGTTATTCTATTGCTATTAATGATGTAAAAAATTATTACAAAGTAAATACTTATAAAGCTTGGTATTATTTAGCCTGTAATAGAAAATTTTTTAAAAAAAATTATTTACTAAAAATAAAAAATAAACACAATATTATATCCAAAAGATTACAAATAAAGGAAACATTAGATAGATATGAAGAAATAGGAGTAATTGTATCCAATACAGTTTATAAATTTATTTCTGAGAAAGAAAAAAATTATTTAGAATTTTATAAAAAAATAGATAATGCTTTAATTGTACATCCTTTTTGGGGATATTTTATTTTTTTATTTTTTTTATTTTTCATTTTTCAATGTGTGTTTTTTTGTTCAGAAATTTCTAAAAAATTCATAGAATTTTTTTTTTCTTTTATTAAAATAAAATTAGAAAATGTTTATCCAGGTCCTTTAAACCATTTTTTATTGCAAGGAATATTTCCTGGAATTATTACCATAATTACTTTTATTCCCCAAATTTTTATTTTATTATTTTTTATTCTTCTTATGGAAGAAAGTGGATACATAAGCAGAGTAATTTTTTTAATGGATAGAATCATGCGCCCTTTTGGATTAAATGGGAAAAGTGTAGTTCCTCTTATTTCTAGCATGTCTTGTTCCATTCCAGCAATAATGTCATCTAGACATATTGAAAATGCAAGAGTTCGTTTGATCACTATTTTATCTAGTCCTTTTATGACTTGTTCGGCTAGATTACCTGTTTATACTTTAATTATATCTATCATTATTCCTGATAAAAAATGGTATTTAATACAATTAAAAGGAATCGTTCTCATGGCTATGTATTTTTTAGGAGTGATATCTGCTTTAGGTATTTCAATGATTTTACACAAATTTTTGAAAAAAAATTATGAAAATTATCTTATAATGGAAATTCCTACCTATAAAATACCTCTATTTAGGAATATATTGATGAACCTATGGATTAATCTTAAATCATTTATTTTAAGCGCTGGAAAAATTATTTTTATTATTAATATAATAATATATGTTTTAGGTACTTATGGTCCGTCTTTTAATAAAAAAAAATTAAATAAAAACATTAAAAAATATATTAGTATAGAAAAAAAAAAATTATCTGAATCATATTTAGGTATCATTGGTAAAAAAATGGAACCTATTATTCATCCATTAGGATACGATTGGAAAATTGGAATTGGTTTGTTATCTTCTCTTGTAGCAAGAGAAGCTTTTGTTAGTACAATGGCTTCTGTCTATAGTATAGAAAAAAAAGAAAATTTTTTAAAAGAAAAAATGAAAAAAGAACTACATCATAGTACAAAAAAACCTGTTTATAATATAGCAACAGGAATTTCTTTACTATTTTTTTATGCATTTTCTATGCAATGCATGAGTACCTTATCCATAATAAAAAAGGAAACAAAATCTTGGAAATGGCCAATAATACAATTTATTTTCATGACTATACTAGCTTATAGTACTTCGTTTTTAACATATCAAATTTTAAAATAAAATGTGGCAATATTTAATAATAGGGATATTATTTTTGTATTCAGTTATTTATTTATTAAAAAAATTTTTTAATTTTTTTTTAAAAAAAAAATTTGTAAAAAAAAATGCCATTGTAAATTGTAGATAAGATTATATTCTGTTTTTCATTTTTTCATATATAGCATTTTTAAATAAATCAGATAAAGAAATACCTGCTACTTTTAATTGTTTTGGAAAAATGCTTTCTTTTGAAAGACCAGGAATCGTATTTATTTCTAAAAAGTAAGGGGTTTCATTAATAATTATATATTCTGCCCTTGATATTCCTGATAAATTTAAAATTTTATATACTTTTTTTGCTATTTTTTTTACTTTACTTTCTACATTTGGAAGTAATTTTGCTGGGGTAATTTCTTTAGATTTTCCAGAATATTTTGATTCAAAATCAAAAAAATCATTTTTACTAATTATTTCTGTTATAGGCAAAACAATAACTTCGTTTTTAAATGAAAAAACCCCTACAGAAACCTCTCTTCCTTTAAGAAAGGATTCTATAATAATTTCTTCATCTTCTTTAAAAGCTTTTTCTACTGCATTAAATAAATCTTTATCTTCATAAATTTTACTTATTCCTAAACTAGATCCAGATCGATTAGGTTTTACAAAACAAGGAAGACCTACTTTTTTTAAAATTTTGTCTTTACAAAAAATTTGATTTTTATTTATAAAAAAAGATGCAGCGGTATTAATACCAAAATATTTTAATAAAGTTAAACAATATTTTTTATTAAAAGTAATATTAGCATGATGAAAATGACATCCAGTATAAGGAATTTGTAATAATTCAAAATAAGCTTGTAAAATTCCATCTTCTCCTGGAGATCCATGAATTGCATTAAATATACAATCAAACTGTATATTTTTTATACCAAATTCCATACAAACAGTAAAATTATATTTATTGATAGGATACTCCTTATTTTTTTCATCTTTCATAAACCATCTTTCTTTAAAAAGATAAATACGATAAGGATCAAATTCTTTTCTGCATAAATTATCATAAACCACTTCTCCACTTTTTAGTGATACAATAGATTCTTTTGTGAATCCACCCATAATAACAGCAATTTTTTTCATGATTTATCTTTATTTTTATTGGTTTTAATGAATTTATTTTTTTGCTATGAACTATTCAAAATATTTTGTAATATTCATCATAAATTTATTAGTATCTATATTTATTTTATATAAGATCACTAAAATTGCATTAAAATGGGTGGAAAATTACACAAAACATGGATCTTATGTTGTAGTTCCAAATTTGCGCTATTTAACTTTATCTCAATCTATATCCATTTTGAAAAAATTAAGATTAAAATATGATATAGATACATCACGTTATGATCCTAATTTAAATCCAAACCAAATCATTTCTTTTTCTCCAGAAGCTGGAGATCATGTAAAAGAAGGAAGAACTATATATATACAGGTAAATTACCAATCTTATACAAATACTGTTTTACCCAATATTATAAATAAAAATAAACATGAAGCTCTCCAATTACTTCATGCTAATCATATAGCTATTAAAAAAATAAAATATATTAATGATCTTTCCAAAGATACAGTTTTAAAGGTTTTTTATAAAAAAAAATCAATTCAATCTGGATATATTTTTCCTTCTCATCAGGATGGAATCACTTTGATAATTGGAAAAGTATATGAAAAAAATAATTTGATAGTCCCCAATGTTATTGGAATGTCATTACATGATGCTACTTCTACTTTAAAAAATAAATTATTTCATGTAATTAATTTTTATTGTGATCATACAATAATAAATGATCCAGATAATAATGCAAAAGTATATCGTCAAAAACCTTATCCTGGAAAAATACAAGATAAAAATAAATCCATTGAACTTTGGTTAACTTCAAAAGAATTATTGGATAATTTAATACAAATAGAAGAAAAAAATTTTGAAAAAAAAACAGAAAAAAAAAATATAATATCTAATGAACAAACATAAATATCAAATTTTTTCAGATAAAAATCAAAAAGAAATTCGTATTGATAAATTTTTGAAAAAGTATATTCCAAATATCAGTAGGAATCAAATTCAAAAAATTTTTTTTTCAGAAAAAGTTTTAGTTAACCAATGTATTGTAAAAAAAAATTATAAAATCAAGCCTTTAGATTTTGTAGAAATAGAAATTATTACTACACCTAGTTTAGATCATTTAGAATATAAAAATATTATTGCAGAAAAAATAAATCTTGATATTATTCATGAAGATGAAGATGTAATCGTGGTAAATAAACCTGCAGGAATGGTAGTACATCCCGGTTTTGGAAATAAAAAAGGAACATTAATTCATGGAATTAAATATCATTTAATAAATTCTAATTTTAATAATTTCAATCTATATAGAGGGGGATTGGTCCACCGATTAGACAAAGATACATCTGGTTTATTAGTTTTAGCTAAAAATGAATATTCTCAAAAATGCTTATTTAAACAATTTCATTATAGAACTATAAAAAGAAAATATATAGCTTTAATATGGGGAAATTTATTGGAAGAAAAAGGAATCATTACTGGTTTTATTGGAAGAGATCCTAAAAATAGAAAAAGAATGACTATTTTTAAAAATGAAGAATGCAATAAAGGAAAACATTCAGTAACACACTACAAAGTATTAGAAAGATTTAAACATTTAACATATGTTTCTTGCAATATTAAAACAGGAAAAACACATCAAATTAGAGCTCATTTTAAATATTTAGGACATCCATTATTTCATGATTCTATTTATGGTGGAAATAAAATAATTAAAAAAAAATATTCTAATCAAAACATAAAATTTCTTAATTTTTGTCTAAAAATTTTACAAAGACAAGCTTTACACGCAATTTCTCTTTCTTTTATTCATCCAAAAAATGGAAAATGTCATTTTTATTGTCCAATTCCTGAAGATTTTAAAATAGTTCTACAAAACTGCAGAAATAAATTTTTACAACAAAATTCCATGTAATAAAATATAAGATGTAGAAAAATATATAATTAATCCTATAACATCCACTAGTGTAGCGACAAAAGGAGCAGAAGAACTAGCCGGATCTCCTCTAAATTTTTTTATTATAAAAGGTAACATAGATCCGCTAAATGTTCCCCATAATACAACTCCAATTAAAGATAAAAAAACTGTTAATCCTACTAATATCCAATGAGTTCCATAATTAAAAAAATTAATTTTATGCCAAGCTATAACACGTATAAAACCTGTAATTCCTAGAATACTACCTAAAAAAAAACCACAAACAATTTCTCTTTTCATCACTATCCACCAATCTTTTATTTTTACCTCTCCCAAAGCCATTGCTTGAATAATTATACTTGCGGCTTGAGCTCCACTATTTCCTCCACTTGAAACAACTAAAGGAATAAATAAAGCTAGTACCACTGCTTTCTCTATAACACTTGAAAATCTTTGCATAACTGTTGTTGTTAACATTTCTCCTATAAATAACAAAATTAACCATCCAGCTCTTTTTTTAATTAATTTATATAAAGGAACATTAAGATAAGATTGATTTAAGGGGTCAACTATTTTTTTAACATTTTCTTTTTCTCTATAATTTTCATTTAAAAACCATAAAATATCGTACATTTTTACTATTCCTAATAAAAAATTATTATCATCAATTACTGGAAGTGTAACTCTATTATTCATAGAAAATATTTTAAGAGTTTCTTTCTCTGTATCTGTAACATTTAAAGCGGCTGTATATTGTCCATTCATTAAATCAAATACTTTTGTTTTTGGATCTACTAACAAAAATTCTCGTATTTTTATATCATCTATCAATTTACCTTTTTGATCAATTATATATACAATTTCGAGAATATCACTATTTTTTACTTCTTTTCGAATATAATCCAAAACGTTTTGTACGCTCCAAGTTTTTTTAACGGCAATATAATATGGGATAATTATCCGACCTACACTATTTTCAGGATATCCTAAAGAAACTAAAATTCTACATTTTTCTTCAGTACTTAAATATTTAATTAAATCTTTTAAAATATTTTTTGGAATTTTATCTAAAAAAGAAACACGATCATCTTTTGACAAATTATTTAATAATTCCATTCTTTTAATCGAATACATTTCTTCCATTATTTTTTTTTTAATAGAAAAATCCAATAGTCTAAAAAGAGATATAGCCTTACATAATTTTAATAAACTAAATATTTTTACAACATCATTTTTATGATGATGAATGATTTTTAGTAAACTACTAATAGTTTGATTATTTAAAAATTTATCATTGTTAAAATAATCTGGATGTTCATTAAACATTTTTTCTTTTTTTTTGTAGAAACTTTTTTTTGAATATTTATATTTATAATTATTTGATTCTTTCTTTGTAGAAAGAATTAAAATTACGTAATAAAATCATTGTAATTTTTAAAAAAAAATGGAATATAATTTTCGTGAAATAGAAAAACGTTGGCAAACGTACTGGAAAAAAAATAATATTTTTCATACTAAGGAAAATAAAAAACAAAAATATTATATTTTGAATATGTTCCCTTATCCTTCTGGATCAGGTCTTCATGTAGGACATTGTTTAGGTTATATCACCTCAGATATTTATACTAGATACAAACGTGCAAAAGGATATAATGTTTTAAATCCTATAGGATTTGACTCTTTTGGATTACCTGCAGAACAATATGCGATACAAACTGGAAAACATCCTAATGATACTACTCGTGAAAATTCAAAAAAGTATAAAAATCAAATGAAAAAAATAGGGTTATCCTTTGACTGGAGTAGAGAATTTTGTACGAGTAATCCTACTTATTATCGTTGGACTCAATGGATGTTTGTTCAAATTTTTAATTCTTGGTATGATAAAGATTGTGAAAAAGCGAAATCTATAGATATTTTGATTGAAGAATTTAATAAGAATGGAAATTATTGTATACATGCAAGCACTTCCTATAAGGATAAATTTGATTCAAAAACATGGAAAAAATTAAGTTGTTATGAAAAAAAATCTATTCTTTTAGATTATCGTTTAGCTTATTTATGTAATAATATAGTTAATTGGTGTCCAGACTTAAATACCGTTTTAGCTAATGATGAAATAAAAAATGGAAAAAGTCAAAGAGGAGGATATCCAGTTTATAAAAAAAAAATGTTACAATGGCACATAAGAATTAGTGCATACGCTGAAAGACTTGTAGAAGGGTTAAAATTAATTGAATGTTCAAAATTTTTAAAAAAATTACAAATAAATTGGATAGGAAAATCTATGGGAGCTACTATTTTATTAGAAATAGTATATCCTATTAATAAAATAAAAAAAATTGAATTATTTATTTCTCGTCCAGAAATGATATTTGGAATGACTTTCATTATTTTATCTACAGATCATCCATTGATAGATAAAATCAGTATTTCACCACATAAAAAAAATGTTTTAGAATATCTTTCACAAGATTTTTCTGCATATGAAAAAAATACAAAAAATATTTCTGGTATTTTTACAGGAAACTATGTATTCCATCCTTTTATTAAAAACAAAAAAATTCCCATTTATATTAGTAATTTTTTTACCGTAGATCATCAAACCAAATCCATGATAGGAATTCCAGGAAATGAAAAAAAAAGTAAAAAATTTTCTCAAAAATTTGGTTTAGAAATTATTACTGTATTAAAAAAAATAAGTAAAAATAATGAAATATGTATTAATTCTGAATTTTTAAATAATTTAAATCGGAAACAAGCAAAAGAAAAAGTAATACAAATATTTATAACAAAAAAAATAGGAAAAGAGCAAACAAGTTACAAAATACGTGATGCTATTTTTTCTAGACAAAGATATTGGGGAGAACCAATTCCTATTTATTTTAAAAATAAAATTCCAAAAACAATTCCTAATGATAAACTTCCTATTATTCTTCCAAAAATAGATAATTATCATCCTATAAATGGGAAATCTCCATTAGATAGAGTAAAAAATTGGGCATGGGATGAAAAAAATATGAAAATAGTTTCAAATAAACTAATTGATTATAAACATGTATTTCCAATAGAAACTAATACCATGCCATCTTGGGCAGGATCTAGTTGGTATTTTCTTAGATATATGGATGTTCATAACCATGAATTTTTTCTTAATAAGAAAAAAGAAAATTATTGGAAAAATGTTAATTTATATATTGGAGGATCTGAACATAGTACAGGACATTTAATTTATGCAAGGTTTTGGCATAAATTTTTAAAAGATAGAGGATGGATAACGACTGAAGAACCTTTTCAAAAAATATTAAATCAAGGAATGATCCTAAGTTATTCTGCTACTATACTAAAAGTTATAGGAAAAAATATATTTGTATCTTCTGGATTAAAAGATCATAAAAACGAACATTTTTCATTTCAAGAAATATATATAGATCTTTTTTTCATAAAAAAAAATAATCAATTAGATATAGAAAAATTTAAAAAGTATAAACAAGAATTTTCAAACGCTACTTTTTTATTAGAAAAAGATGTTTTTTTTTGCAAAAGAAAATTGGAAAAAATGTCCAAATCCAAATATAATGTTATCAATCCTGATGATATTTCTGAAAAGTATGGAGCAGATATATTTAGACTTTATGAAATTTCTTTAGGTCCTATTACTCAATCTAAACCATGGGACGATGAAAAAATAAATGGAGTAAAAAATTTTATGAATAAATTTTGGAGGCTATTTCATAAAAATGGAGAGTTTAAAATAAGTGAAATCACTCCAACATTTCAAGAATTACACATTTTACATCATACTATAAAAAAAATACAAGATAAAATGCAATCTTTTTCTTGTAATACATGTATTAGTACATTTATGATTATTGTTAATAAATTAACTATGTTAAAATGCAATAAAAGAAAAATACTAGAAATTTTAGTTCAATTAATAGCTCCATTCGCTCCTCATATAGCTGAGGAATTATGGTATAAATTAGGAAAAAGAAAATCTATTATTTATTATTCTATACCTGCTTTTAATCCAAAGTATATGATAGAAAATAAAATAACATATCCGATTATGTTTAATGGAAAATTCAAATTTTTAGAAAAATTCGATTCTTCTATTGAAATAGAAAAAATAAAAAATAACATTTTAAATCATCCTAAAACAAAATTTTTTTTAAAAGAAAAAATTTTAAAAAAAATAATTATAATACCAAAAAAAATAATAAATATTTTATTTTAAAAAAGACAAATGATTTTATTTTATGTTCAAATGGATTAGATATTACATAAAATGTAGATTTGTATTCAATAAACATTTGTTTTTGTATTTTTTCTAAAGAAATATATAAAAACTTTTTTATGTCAAAAAACAACAAAAATAAAACTGGTGCATATAGTTTTTTTAATTGTATAAAAAAAAATTTTGATAAAGCTGCACGATTTATTTCTATTGAAAAAGGTCTTT of the Blattabacterium cuenoti genome contains:
- the leuS gene encoding leucine--tRNA ligase, whose protein sequence is MEYNFREIEKRWQTYWKKNNIFHTKENKKQKYYILNMFPYPSGSGLHVGHCLGYITSDIYTRYKRAKGYNVLNPIGFDSFGLPAEQYAIQTGKHPNDTTRENSKKYKNQMKKIGLSFDWSREFCTSNPTYYRWTQWMFVQIFNSWYDKDCEKAKSIDILIEEFNKNGNYCIHASTSYKDKFDSKTWKKLSCYEKKSILLDYRLAYLCNNIVNWCPDLNTVLANDEIKNGKSQRGGYPVYKKKMLQWHIRISAYAERLVEGLKLIECSKFLKKLQINWIGKSMGATILLEIVYPINKIKKIELFISRPEMIFGMTFIILSTDHPLIDKISISPHKKNVLEYLSQDFSAYEKNTKNISGIFTGNYVFHPFIKNKKIPIYISNFFTVDHQTKSMIGIPGNEKKSKKFSQKFGLEIITVLKKISKNNEICINSEFLNNLNRKQAKEKVIQIFITKKIGKEQTSYKIRDAIFSRQRYWGEPIPIYFKNKIPKTIPNDKLPIILPKIDNYHPINGKSPLDRVKNWAWDEKNMKIVSNKLIDYKHVFPIETNTMPSWAGSSWYFLRYMDVHNHEFFLNKKKENYWKNVNLYIGGSEHSTGHLIYARFWHKFLKDRGWITTEEPFQKILNQGMILSYSATILKVIGKNIFVSSGLKDHKNEHFSFQEIYIDLFFIKKNNQLDIEKFKKYKQEFSNATFLLEKDVFFCKRKLEKMSKSKYNVINPDDISEKYGADIFRLYEISLGPITQSKPWDDEKINGVKNFMNKFWRLFHKNGEFKISEITPTFQELHILHHTIKKIQDKMQSFSCNTCISTFMIIVNKLTMLKCNKRKILEILVQLIAPFAPHIAEELWYKLGKRKSIIYYSIPAFNPKYMIENKITYPIMFNGKFKFLEKFDSSIEIEKIKNNILNHPKTKFFLKEKILKKIIIIPKKIINILF